The Bactrocera dorsalis isolate Fly_Bdor chromosome 2, ASM2337382v1, whole genome shotgun sequence region CAGTGACTGGCTTAAATATCCACGTAGTCAATGGTGTGGTATGCTCGATTTGTGTTTTCTACACAATGTTAGTAAGTAAATACAATTGATTCTTGTTTACTTAAGAGAAATTAGTTTATTCAAAACGTCTCTTTTTTGTCATGAAACATttgctttgacatttctctttgTTGTATAGGGTGGCATCAAAGCTGTTGTGTGGACCGATGTGCTGCAGGGCGGCATTATGCTTTCATCTGTGATATTGGTGGGGATATTGGGCACCATAAAGACCGGAGGACTGAGTAAAGTTTTTGAATATGCTACAGAAGGTGGACGTTTGGATTTAAAGTAAgttaataaaaaagtgtaataaattgTTCGAGTTACCACGAGTTTGCTCAAATTCCTACTGCGATTTGGTgaaatgattttctttttgaaCATGATGTGGATTAATTTCTAAAAGTGCCTTCAAAATGtatgcttttattttaaaaataccgAATTACGATTAAATCACGCTTGAACATGGTAATCCTAACAAATCGTTAAATCAATTGAATCGTTTCgggagtctactttatcacgaacCGTACAAGGACGTACGTACTTGGCACAAATCATTCActgaaggtcgtgaagtcacCGAAAACTTGACTTATACAAGTGGTGCAGCCAACAGTGTTAATGATGACaacattgaataaaaaaaataaagagagatagcagaggatctcttctggatcgactcaacacagTTTGGTTATGAATTGTGTCAATGTTAGACTCGTATGAAAAAACCTGAATACGCCGTCACATTCTAGCATGATTGTCACCGACTTTTTGCAAAACACTGCTAATTGGAGATTAAACTTCACACAAACATAGAAAAAGGTTGTACCAATCCGAgtgaatttaaaagaaatttatcatATGAGTATATTTTCGcattatatttatcacttttcaaACTCGtaatataatacgagtatataatatgGGTATACAACTCTAGAAGTCACTATCTGATATTCTCTTCCcacttatttgtgttttttatttgatgttaAGTTATCCATCCAATTAAAGATTCGAACAACCACTTTGGATTTTATGGAATATCTTTCTGTTTTACAGACATAAActctgaaattttcattgtcTGCCAAGTGACGgtagtattttcattttataagcAACAACTCGGCACCATTATCATATAagagttattttttgttttttttttaactgtgtTGAACTTTTACTCACTTATATACCAAATTATTGATACTGATATTATCTTTCTCGTAGCTTTTCTATCGATCCACGCATGCGTATCACGGTATGGAATTCAATGATATGTGGTGTTATGATGTGGACTGGTCATGTGGGTCTAAATCAGAGTTGTGTGCAACGTATCGTCTCACTGCCCTCCTTAAAGCATGCTCAAAAGTAAGTTTAACTTTATACAAAGAATAGACAACAACTTACGGTTTGCACTTCATATATATTTACCATACAGAGCGCTCTGGTTAAGTTGTCTTGGTTTCTTAGTCATAAtgaccataaatatttttattggcatTGTGATGTATTCTTATTATCATGACTGTGATCCCATAAAGGCAGGGGTAAGTTTTAACTTtactaaaacaaatttatatagtacatactttGGTTTGATATATAGTTGGTGAATAAACCTGATAAAATGGTGCCGTTCTTTGTGCAAGATATCATAGGTCATCTAATTGGTATGCCTGGTTTATTCATATCTTGCGTCTTCAGCGCCGCACTCAGCTCCATGTCCGCCATGTTGAACTCCCTGGCCGGTGTGATGTATTTCGATTACATTAAGCCCCGCATGAAGAAACACCATACAGAAGAGCGTGCCAATTTCATAATGAAGCTCATTATTGTCGCTATGGGTTGCTATTGTGTGGTTGGTGGTATGATGGTGGAACGTTTCGACTCCATACTACAGCTGGTAATAACAATTACCGGTATCAATACCGGCTCTGTGGTCGGCGTTTTTCTGCTGGGCATGCTTGTACCCCGCACCAACGGCAAGGTGCGTAGAAGAGTTTTTGGAATCatgaaatttaattgtaaattaattgATTGTGTTTCTTTGTGTTGGAAAAGGTGGCCGTGGCTTCAATTATTTTCAGCATTTTAAGCATGTTTTGGATTATCATTAATGGACAGATGCGTGCTAAGGAAGGTGCCATTCGTTATACCCCGCTACCGTCAAACATTGAAGGATGTGCAGCACACAATTTCCAAGTCTTGACTAAATCTATGTAAGTTGACTTTCAACCTTAAAATCACAGATTTATGTATTAGATGGTTAGTACGGTCACTTCTTTAAAAACCTTCTGTTAGTATTCGAAGTTCTTATCGTTTCTTGCACAACTTCTCGAGTGGTTTgcttgatatacatacatatcgaagATACCTAAAGTTTTAATAGTTTATTCcctaaacaaaaaagtttttacaaCTTGTAGTTTGCTAAGTACCTGAAGATTTGATCTtactcatttatatataaaatatggatATCTCACTACAATTATCTTAGTCAAACTACAATAATAAAGAATCAAGAAATATCAAgttcaaaatatgaaaacaattttgcgCACAAGATCtacaaatttttaaaccaaACTGATTGAAATAGATCCGTCACTTCGCTTACACCTCTTATGTATTCTTAATTcctttgataattaaaaaaaatgttttgtttttttttttttttcttttcagctCGAACACTACAAACGCCGTTAACTTACAAATGCTCGCACAAGGAGTGGAGGGGCCAAAGGTCACCACAGCTTTTGGTAGTAATCGTGAATTTTCTATTTACGAAATATCCTTTTACTGGTACAAAGTTATTGGAGTTTTACTTGTCTGGCTATTGGCCATTCCACTAAGCTATATTTGGCGGCGTGATGAAGCCGATAAAATTAATCCACATCTCTTCGCGCCATTCGTACAGCGTTTCTTAAAAGTAAGTAGGCCTTTGGAAATGGAAGAGTACCCACTGAAAAAACCCGCTacagcagaggaaaaggaaacCAATGGCGGTACAGCAATTCCGATACcagaaaaattcgaaaatagcaataaataaaattaaataatataattaattgtcgttttaatgttaaatatttcaCTCTGCTATTTCAAGTAAAATGATACCGAAGTAAGAGTAGTTCTTACTAGTCTAAGGTTATGGTCAGTAGTTAAAAAGGTAATAGATAAGTACACACTCTGAAAATCCATATTTACAACTGCTATATTTGGGTTTCATAATGAGAAGATTCTGGGCAGCTTTATTGGCGATCCATACATCATTCGAGTACACGCTAATGTTATTCATGATATTGTTTTCGGATAAAAGGTGTCGATTGTGTGAGAAGTAGTCCGGTTTCGTCTTCGTTGTCTGTCAATTTAATCTGATTATCCTCTCTGCTCTAAACAAGGTTAGTGCGCCGAAAAACACTCTTTGTGcgcatacgaggtgtgttcaaaaagtatcgcgaatcgtaactgacagttttcttcgattgcaggggcgtggtgcatcatgagttcttgccacagggaagaacggtcaataaggaatattacctgcaagttatgcgcaatttgcg contains the following coding sequences:
- the LOC105230868 gene encoding sodium-coupled monocarboxylate transporter 1 isoform X1; translation: MSTTTTLAVEITKSMAATTAASLPSGRNFTFGGVDYVVFSLMLAASAAVGIYFGFFSKSKNTTDEYLMGGKRMKIIPIAISLIASQLSALSITSVPAESYSFGINHFFIVLSMVFVAPLLCNVIIPVFYENNIFNCYEYLEKRYNKRTRQLVTSTFILNAFLLLPVIIFIPALAFAQVTGLNIHVVNGVVCSICVFYTMLGGIKAVVWTDVLQGGIMLSSVILVGILGTIKTGGLSKVFEYATEGGRLDLNFSIDPRMRITVWNSMICGVMMWTGHVGLNQSCVQRIVSLPSLKHAQKALWLSCLGFLVIMTINIFIGIVMYSYYHDCDPIKAGLVNKPDKMVPFFVQDIIGHLIGMPGLFISCVFSAALSSMSAMLNSLAGVMYFDYIKPRMKKHHTEERANFIMKLIIVAMGCYCVVGGMMVERFDSILQLVITITGINTGSVVGVFLLGMLVPRTNGKVAVASIIFSILSMFWIIINGQMRAKEGAIRYTPLPSNIEGCAAHNFQVLTKSISNTTNAVNLQMLAQGVEGPKVTTAFGSNREFSIYEISFYWYKVIGVLLVWLLAIPLSYIWRRDEADKINPHLFAPFVQRFLKVSRPLEMEEYPLKKPATAEEKETNGGTAIPIPEKFENSNK
- the LOC105230868 gene encoding sodium-coupled monocarboxylate transporter 2 isoform X3, which codes for MLCGHAKSQLSALSITSVPAESYSFGINHFFIVLSMVFVAPLLCNVIIPVFYENNIFNCYEYLEKRYNKRTRQLVTSTFILNAFLLLPVIIFIPALAFAQVTGLNIHVVNGVVCSICVFYTMLGGIKAVVWTDVLQGGIMLSSVILVGILGTIKTGGLSKVFEYATEGGRLDLNFSIDPRMRITVWNSMICGVMMWTGHVGLNQSCVQRIVSLPSLKHAQKALWLSCLGFLVIMTINIFIGIVMYSYYHDCDPIKAGLVNKPDKMVPFFVQDIIGHLIGMPGLFISCVFSAALSSMSAMLNSLAGVMYFDYIKPRMKKHHTEERANFIMKLIIVAMGCYCVVGGMMVERFDSILQLVITITGINTGSVVGVFLLGMLVPRTNGKVAVASIIFSILSMFWIIINGQMRAKEGAIRYTPLPSNIEGCAAHNFQVLTKSISNTTNAVNLQMLAQGVEGPKVTTAFGSNREFSIYEISFYWYKVIGVLLVWLLAIPLSYIWRRDEADKINPHLFAPFVQRFLKVSRPLEMEEYPLKKPATAEEKETNGGTAIPIPEKFENSNK
- the LOC105230868 gene encoding sodium-coupled monocarboxylate transporter 1 isoform X2, whose product is MSVENNTLGAVIQQFNNFSFGTVDYAVFVLLLCVSLIIGIYFGFFGHGADNTEEYLLGGKRMKTIPIAFSLIASQLSALSITSVPAESYSFGINHFFIVLSMVFVAPLLCNVIIPVFYENNIFNCYEYLEKRYNKRTRQLVTSTFILNAFLLLPVIIFIPALAFAQVTGLNIHVVNGVVCSICVFYTMLGGIKAVVWTDVLQGGIMLSSVILVGILGTIKTGGLSKVFEYATEGGRLDLNFSIDPRMRITVWNSMICGVMMWTGHVGLNQSCVQRIVSLPSLKHAQKALWLSCLGFLVIMTINIFIGIVMYSYYHDCDPIKAGLVNKPDKMVPFFVQDIIGHLIGMPGLFISCVFSAALSSMSAMLNSLAGVMYFDYIKPRMKKHHTEERANFIMKLIIVAMGCYCVVGGMMVERFDSILQLVITITGINTGSVVGVFLLGMLVPRTNGKVAVASIIFSILSMFWIIINGQMRAKEGAIRYTPLPSNIEGCAAHNFQVLTKSISNTTNAVNLQMLAQGVEGPKVTTAFGSNREFSIYEISFYWYKVIGVLLVWLLAIPLSYIWRRDEADKINPHLFAPFVQRFLKVSRPLEMEEYPLKKPATAEEKETNGGTAIPIPEKFENSNK